A stretch of Mesoplodon densirostris isolate mMesDen1 chromosome 7, mMesDen1 primary haplotype, whole genome shotgun sequence DNA encodes these proteins:
- the TSPAN18 gene encoding tetraspanin-18 — MEGDCLSCMKYLMFVFNFFIFLGGACLLGIGIWVMVDPTGFREIVAANPLLITGAYILLAMGGLLFLLGFLGCCGAVRENKCLLLLFFLFILIIFLAELSAAILAFIFRENLTREFFTKELTKHYQGNNDTDVFSATWNSVMITFGCCGVNGPEDFKFASVFRLLTLDSDEVPEACCRREPQSRDGVLLSREECLLGRDLFLNKQGCYTVILNAFETYVYLAGALAIGVLAIELFAMIFAMCLFRGIQ; from the exons ATGGAAGGCGACTGTCTGAGCTGCATGAAGTATCTGATGTTTGTGTTCAATTTCTTCATATTT CTAGGGGGGGCCTGCCTGCTGGGCATCGGCATCTGGGTCATGGTGGACCCCACCGGCTTCCGGGAGATCGTGGCCGCCAACCCCCTGCTCATCACGGGCGCCTACATCCTCTTGGCCATGGGGGGCCTGCTTTTTCTGCTCGGCTTCCTGGGCTGCTGCGGGGCTGTCCGGGAGAACAAGTGTCTGCTGCTGTTG TTCTTCCTGTTCATCCTGATCATCTTCTTGGCGGAGCTCTCGGCGGCCATCTTGGCCTTCATCTTCAGGGAAAAC CTCACCCGCGAATTCTTCACCAAGGAGCTCACCAAGCACTACCAGGGCAACAACGACACAGACGTCTTCTCTGCCACCTGGAACTCTGTCATGATCACA TTTGGTTGCTGCGGGGTCAACGGGCCTGAAGACTTTAAGTTTGCATCAGTTTTCCGACTCCTGACTTTGGACAGTGACGAGGTGCCGGAGGCCTGCTGCCGGAGAGAACCCCAGAGTCGGGACGGGGTCCTGCTGAGCAGGGAGGAATGCCTCCTGGGAAGGGACCTGTTCCTGAACAAGCAG GGCTGTTACACGGTGATCCTCAACGCCTTTGAAACTTACGTCTACCTGGCAGGAGCCCTCGCCATAGGGGTGCTGGCCATCGAG CTTTTTGCCATGATCTTTGCCATGTGCCTCTTCCGGGGCATCCAGTAG